A region from the Myripristis murdjan chromosome 23, fMyrMur1.1, whole genome shotgun sequence genome encodes:
- the tmem229a gene encoding transmembrane protein 229A — protein sequence MASRWRDGSHIHTGDHASGLKTPGMHRQQKPSRETEDTAESARELPRWMRLYFYGMHGVTLDVLLSAVQGVLHDRDPKLVGFSSPYLCIMHSLTHFALEKIYSQKRCFRGRPVVFHLVFYPSVYIGLQILIGNVNTLTEQVRVVSGTQLAVHYILALYFAQVFHRGLSRLQYHPSGPADPQINPLQEDSDPRGRPCGLPGLVRFLFFGMHGFLDEVVFTSLFNLVEKSDRTLSGHTSLWSFLMYGSCSFVVEKLYLHLHFRRGWGTWRRLPIYICFIYAWELCWGLGLRQFNACSWDYSHYPHNFMGLITLLYLPGWMCLSLYQDVLSNVLLKINL from the exons ATGGCCAGCCGGTGGAGAGACGGCTCTCACATCCACACGGGAGATCACGCCAGCGGGCTAAAGACTCCGGGAATGCACCGGCAACAAAAACCGTCCAGAGAGACCGAGGACACGGCGGAATCGGCGCGGGAGCTACCGCGATGGATGCGGCTTTATTTCTACGGGATGCACGGAGTGACGCTGGATGTCCTGCTCTCAGCGGTGCAGGGGGTTCTGCATGACCGGGACCCCAAACTGGTGGGCTTTTCCTCTCCGTACCTTTGCATCATGCATTCACTAACCCACTTCGCGTTGGAGAAGATCTACTCACAGAAGAGGTGTTTCCGAGGTCGGCCTGTGGTTTTTCATCTCGTTTTCTATCCGTCCGTCTACATTGGGCTGCAGATCCTGATCGGGAACGTCAACACTTTGACCGAGCAGGTGAGAGTGGTTTCAGGGACGCAGCTTGCGGTGCACTATATCCTAGCTCTCTATTTCGCCCAGGTGTTTCACAGGGGGCTGTCGCGGCTGCAGTACCATCCCTCCGGGCCCGCTGACCCCCAAATCAAccccctgcaggaggacagCGATCCCCGGGGGCGTCCTTGCGGTCTCCCCGGCCTGGTGCGGTTCCTGTTTTTCGGCATGCACGGCTTTCTCGACGAGGTGGTTTTCACGTCGTTATTCAACCTGGTGGAGAAGTCAGACCGGACACTCAGTGGCCACACGTCCCTGTGGTCTTTCCTGATGTATGGGAGCTGCAGTTTCGTGGTGGAGAAGCTCTACCTCCACTTGCACTTCAGGAGAGGCTGGGGGACGTGGCGGCGGCTCCCCATCTACATCTGCTTCATTTACGCGTGGGAGCTGTGCTGGGGCCTGGGCCTCCGGCAGTTCAACGCCTGCTCCTGGGACTATTCCCACTATCCCCACAACTTCATGGGACTCATCACCCTCCTCTACCTGCCCGGATGGATGTGCTTGAGTCTGTATCAGGACGTGCTGTCCAATGTCCTGCTGAAAATCAA TTTGTAG